One window from the genome of Paramisgurnus dabryanus chromosome 20, PD_genome_1.1, whole genome shotgun sequence encodes:
- the LOC135786506 gene encoding zinc finger BED domain-containing protein 4-like, translated as MILSAQLLHLRHVPCFAHTLNLIVKKALDQTPVINEIRQKARKIVGLFRSSCKAKDKLVEMQGLMGRPTLKLIQEVDTRWNSTFDMLQRLYDQREPVAAALSNLNNDTAPLTSIDYDIIQQSLSVLQPFKFATTEMSEEKRVSASKLIPLYRMLQHKLAQKKGNATQESTIQLGSHLQEGLHSRCGGYEGFRALALATLLDPRFKNVAFGNAGKAQEAEKHITLECASLMRSNTNPEPEMSTSDPSSSSPSTSTPVETQDSLWDLFDTRIHQTQMIHNATADATVEVKKYINDAYLPRTHNPLTYWKERAVIFPHLYVLAKKYLCMPATSVPCERIFSKAGEIICKKRSRLSPSTAEKLIFLNKNL; from the exons ATGATCCTAAGTGCCCAGCTACTCCACCTTCGCCATGTCCCATGTTTTGCTCATACTTTAAATTTGATTGTGAAAAAGGCCCTAGATCAAACCCCAGTCATCAATGAAATACGCCAGAAGGCCAGAAAGATAGTGGGGTTGTTCAGATCCAGCTGCAAAGCAAAGGACAAGCTTGTGGAGATGCAGGGCTTGATGGGAAGACCAACCCTGAAACTGATACAGGAGGTTGACACGAGATGGAACAGCACATTTGACATGCTACAGCGCTTGTATGACCAACGTGAACCAGTGGCTGCTGCACTTTCCAacttaaacaatgacactgctCCCCTGACAAGTATTGATTATGACATTATTCAACAATCATTGTCAGTACTGCAACCATTCAAATTCGCAACAACAGAGATGTCAGAGGAAAAGAGAGTGTCTGCCTCAAAGCTTATACCACTGTACAGGATGTTGCAGCACAAGCTTGCACAGAAAAAAGGAAATGCAACGCAGGAATCAACTATACAATTAG GCTCACATCTGCAAGAAGGTCTTCACTCCAGATGTGGAGGTTATGAGGGTTTTAGAGCCTTGGCACTGGCTACACTGCTGGACCCAAGGTTCAAAAATGTGGCATTTGGAAATGCTGGCAAAGCCCAGGAAGCTGAAAAGCACATCACACTGGAGTGTGCTTCGCTGATGCGTTCAAACACAAATCCTG aGCCAGAAATGTCAACATCAGacccatcatcatcatcaccatcaaCATCAACACCAGTAGAAACACAGGACAGTTTATGGGACCTTTTTGATACTCGTATCCATCAAACCCAGATGATACACAATGCTACAGCTGATGCCACAGTGGAAGTAAAAAAATACATCAACGATGCGTATTTGCCCAGAACTCATAATCCACTAACTTACTGGAAAGAGAGAGCAGTAATCTTTCCTCATTTGTATGTCCTTGCAAAAAAGTATCTTTGTATGCCAGCAACAAGTGTCCCTTGTGAGAGGATTttttcaaaggctggagaaattATCTGTAAAAAAAGAAGTAGGCTAAGTCCTTCCACAGCagagaaattaatatttttgaataaaaatctctaa
- the LOC141281327 gene encoding E3 SUMO-protein ligase ZBED1-like, producing the protein MEAPQKRCRTSVVWEHFHLETPNKVRCVYCDRILAYCNNTSSMMRHLRSTHPAILQGAEDGNPTVPRPAIDTAGPSKQVRQRELDEALLNMVVKDLQPFTIVEDEGFRAFVNKLDPSYVLPSRKVLKIMVSEKYNKAKEKTMEDLQKAEFVSLTADLWSSINMDGYLGVTCHYITPEAKMATVVLGVRRFYQTHTAQHLMEAKALLMGGE; encoded by the exons atGGAGGCTCCCCAGAAGAGATGCCGTACATCTGTGGTGTGGGAGCATTTCCATTTAGAAACCCCAAATAAAGTGAGATGTGTGTATTGTGATCGGATTCTAGCCTACTGCAACAATACATCATCCATGATGCGCCATTTGAGGAGCACTCATCCTGCCATTTTGCAGGGTGCAGAGGATGGAAATCCCACTGTACCTAGGCCTGCTATTGACACTGCTGGGCCATCTAAGCAAG TCAGACAGAGGGAATTAGATGAGGCTCTTCTAAACATGGTGGTAAAGGATCTGCAGCCCTTCACCATCGTGGAGGATGAGGGATTCAGGGCATTTGTGAACAAGCTTGATCCAAGCTATGTCCTCCCATCCCGGAAGGTGCTTAAAATAATGGTCAGTGAAAAGTACAACAAAGCCAAGGAGAAGACAATGGAGGACCTACAAAAGGCCGAATTTGTTAGCCTTACGGctgacttgtggtcctccattaATATGGATGGATATCTTGGTGTGACTTGCCATTACATTACACCAGAGGCAAAAATGGCAACTGTTGTACTAGGTGTAAGGAGGTTTTACCAAACCCACACAGCCCAGCATCTCATGGAGGCTAAAGCCTTGCTAATGGGTGGGGAATAA